The Halomicronema hongdechloris C2206 genome includes a window with the following:
- a CDS encoding polyamine ABC transporter substrate-binding protein, with the protein MPRRPRLSFHGSRRLSSTTRRRFLYGSAATVASLALANCRQNITNVQSEAPPSATPTGTGNGNDGKLYVYTWANYTDQALMDQFTEATGIEVVVNTYESNEAMLAKLQAGGGSNYSIVYPSDYMVIKMRNLELLTALDQDRLAGTNALLAKWQDPVYDRGNRYSVPFCWGTTGLLFNREALPTVPQDWEYLWQQQDVLSRRLTLLEDVRETLGAVLKSLGYSYNSTDSAELEAAFNRLMELKPHIASFKTSGFETELLGGDLLMVMSYSSDAIAATLEDERFEYIVPASGSSVWTDTMAIPTTAPNVDAAYEWINFILQPQVCKDAVERLFFATANQSAYDQLSPELKNNQDLFPPAEVVDKCEGIAPLPNEVLETYDRYWTEITSA; encoded by the coding sequence AGCACTACGCGGCGACGATTTTTATACGGATCCGCTGCAACGGTGGCTAGTTTAGCCCTGGCCAACTGTCGGCAGAACATCACGAATGTGCAGTCTGAGGCCCCCCCCTCTGCGACGCCCACCGGCACTGGCAATGGTAACGATGGCAAGCTCTATGTCTATACCTGGGCCAATTATACGGACCAAGCCTTGATGGACCAGTTTACAGAGGCCACCGGCATCGAGGTGGTGGTTAATACTTATGAGTCCAATGAGGCGATGTTGGCCAAGCTGCAAGCAGGAGGCGGCAGTAATTACAGCATCGTCTATCCCTCCGATTACATGGTGATCAAGATGCGGAACCTGGAGTTGCTGACCGCCTTAGACCAGGACCGGCTCGCAGGCACTAACGCGCTGTTAGCCAAGTGGCAAGATCCGGTCTATGACCGCGGCAATCGCTACAGTGTGCCCTTTTGCTGGGGCACTACGGGGCTGTTATTCAACCGGGAGGCCCTGCCAACGGTTCCTCAAGATTGGGAGTATCTGTGGCAACAACAGGATGTTCTGTCTCGACGGCTGACGTTGCTGGAGGACGTGCGGGAAACGCTGGGTGCGGTGCTGAAGTCCCTGGGGTATTCCTATAACTCTACGGATTCGGCGGAGCTGGAAGCGGCGTTTAATCGGTTGATGGAACTAAAACCCCACATCGCCTCTTTCAAAACCTCTGGCTTTGAAACGGAGTTGCTGGGGGGCGATCTATTGATGGTGATGAGCTACTCGTCCGATGCGATCGCAGCCACCCTAGAAGACGAGCGGTTCGAATATATCGTCCCCGCCAGCGGCTCCTCGGTCTGGACCGACACCATGGCCATTCCCACCACGGCCCCCAATGTGGATGCCGCCTATGAGTGGATTAATTTCATCCTGCAGCCCCAGGTGTGTAAAGACGCCGTGGAGCGGCTCTTTTTCGCCACCGCCAACCAGAGCGCTTACGATCAGTTGAGTCCTGAGCTGAAAAACAATCAAGACCTATTTCCCCCGGCCGAGGTGGTAGACAAGTGTGAAGGCATCGCCCCCCTGCCGAACGAGGTGCTCGAGACCTACGACCGCTATTGGACTGAAATTACCAGCGCCTAA
- the hisF gene encoding imidazole glycerol phosphate synthase subunit HisF, whose translation MLAKRILPCLDVKAGRVVKGINFVNLRDAGDPVELAQAYNDAGADELVFLDITATHEDRDIIFDVVYRTAEQVFIPLTVGGGIQSLETIKKLLRAGADKISINSTAVRNPDFINQASERFGCQCIVVAIDARRRFPDRPEWDVYVRGGRDNTGLDAVAWAQEVVERGAGEILLTSMDADGTQAGYDLELTHTIAEAVAVPIIASGGAGTCQHIHAALTAGGAEAALLASLLHYGQLSVGEIKAYLAHHQVTVRQS comes from the coding sequence ATGCTGGCAAAACGGATTCTCCCTTGTCTCGACGTCAAAGCCGGTCGCGTGGTGAAAGGCATCAACTTTGTTAATCTCAGAGATGCGGGCGATCCAGTAGAGCTAGCTCAGGCCTACAACGACGCCGGTGCCGATGAATTGGTTTTCTTAGACATCACCGCCACCCACGAAGATCGCGACATCATCTTCGATGTGGTCTATCGCACGGCCGAACAAGTTTTTATTCCCCTTACCGTAGGGGGGGGCATTCAATCCTTAGAAACAATTAAAAAATTGTTAAGAGCCGGGGCCGACAAGATCAGCATTAACTCAACCGCCGTCCGCAATCCTGACTTTATTAACCAAGCTAGTGAGCGGTTTGGCTGTCAGTGCATCGTTGTGGCCATCGACGCCCGCCGTCGCTTTCCAGATCGCCCCGAGTGGGATGTTTACGTACGGGGTGGACGCGACAACACCGGCCTAGATGCCGTTGCCTGGGCTCAGGAAGTCGTAGAACGAGGGGCCGGGGAGATCTTGCTGACCAGTATGGACGCCGATGGTACCCAGGCTGGCTATGACTTAGAACTGACCCACACCATCGCCGAGGCCGTAGCCGTGCCAATCATTGCCTCTGGAGGCGCCGGGACTTGCCAACACATTCACGCGGCCTTGACCGCGGGCGGGGCCGAAGCCGCTCTACTGGCCTCCCTACTGCACTACGGACAGCTCTCGGTAGGTGAGATCAAAGCCTATCTAGCCCACCATCAAGTGACGGTGCGGCAGAGCTGA
- a CDS encoding Get3/ArsA fold putative tail anchor-mediating ATPase NosAFP, with the protein MAFILTFLGKGGSGRSTLAIATAQKFARQGKAVLLATQDAGPVVGTQLGQSLTATPQSVETNLWAMQLRSATLLEQSWDAVKALEAQYLRTPFFKEVYGQELGVLPGMDEALALDALRRYDASGDYDVIVYDGAGDQTTLRMFGLPEILDWYLRRFRQVFEASDLGKALSPFIQPIANAVLAGDWAGRLEQPSQQAADLLGQGRTAINDPTRVLACLVTTPEAAAVATARHLWGGAQQIGLAVGAVLVNQTTAGTLEPEVFAPLSNHAIPALATQDWAALIDALPDFNQLAQSAPRPIVIDVPARRVSLFLPSFDKTQVTLTQYGPEVTVEAGDQRRNLLLPEELRGRPVQGAKFQDRSLVISF; encoded by the coding sequence ATGGCATTTATTCTTACCTTTCTCGGCAAGGGCGGCAGTGGGCGTAGCACCCTTGCGATCGCAACTGCCCAGAAATTTGCCCGGCAGGGCAAGGCAGTCTTGTTAGCAACTCAGGACGCTGGACCTGTCGTGGGAACTCAGTTGGGGCAATCGCTAACCGCCACGCCCCAGTCGGTCGAAACCAACCTATGGGCCATGCAATTGCGATCGGCTACCCTGCTGGAGCAGAGTTGGGATGCTGTCAAGGCTCTAGAAGCCCAATACCTGCGCACCCCCTTTTTCAAAGAGGTCTACGGCCAGGAGCTCGGGGTCTTACCCGGCATGGACGAGGCCTTAGCCCTAGATGCTCTGCGACGCTATGATGCCAGCGGTGACTACGACGTCATTGTCTACGATGGCGCTGGGGATCAAACCACCCTGCGCATGTTTGGGTTACCTGAGATCCTGGATTGGTATCTGCGCCGCTTTCGCCAGGTCTTCGAAGCCTCAGATTTAGGCAAAGCCTTATCGCCCTTTATTCAGCCCATCGCCAACGCTGTCCTAGCCGGGGATTGGGCAGGGCGACTAGAACAACCCAGCCAACAGGCTGCCGATCTCTTAGGACAGGGCCGCACTGCCATCAACGATCCCACCCGGGTATTGGCTTGCCTAGTCACGACTCCCGAGGCTGCCGCCGTGGCTACGGCCCGTCACCTGTGGGGAGGGGCTCAACAAATCGGCTTGGCCGTAGGGGCGGTCTTGGTTAACCAGACTACGGCTGGAACCCTCGAACCAGAGGTCTTTGCTCCCTTGTCGAACCATGCCATCCCGGCCCTAGCTACCCAGGATTGGGCAGCCTTAATCGACGCTCTGCCTGACTTTAACCAATTGGCTCAATCAGCCCCTCGTCCTATAGTTATTGATGTCCCGGCCAGACGGGTCAGTTTGTTCTTGCCGAGTTTCGATAAGACCCAGGTGACCTTGACCCAATATGGTCCAGAGGTCACGGTAGAAGCGGGCGATCAACGGCGCAATCTGCTGCTGCCAGAAGAATTACGAGGTCGACCGGTGCAGGGCGCTAAATTTCAAGATCGTTCCCTAGTGATTTCGTTCTAG
- a CDS encoding ABC transporter permease yields MPSLSCLRHRIPWLGLFALLMFGGMYLPILVLAVYSLNDSRYSASWQGLSWRWYRLLFDDARIFSALQDSLIVATGAVGISAVLGTLMAIGLSKYYFPGKALYRGISYLPLIVPDIAIAVATLVFLASLAIPLSIWTIIAAHMVFCLAYIAVVVSSRLQGLNPHLEEAALDLGATPAQALLKVLLPQLTPGIISGCLLAFVLSMDDLLISSFTAGGGANPLPLEIFSRVRTGVKPDINALSVLLILASGLIAAIAEYLRFRSQQQQAPPP; encoded by the coding sequence ATGCCGTCTCTCTCCTGCCTACGCCACCGCATTCCCTGGCTCGGCCTATTTGCCTTGCTCATGTTCGGGGGCATGTACCTGCCAATCTTGGTGCTAGCCGTCTATAGCCTCAACGACTCTCGTTACAGTGCTAGTTGGCAGGGCCTGAGCTGGCGCTGGTACCGCTTGCTATTCGACGATGCCCGCATCTTCTCGGCCCTGCAAGACAGCCTCATCGTCGCCACCGGGGCCGTCGGCATCTCTGCCGTTCTAGGTACCCTCATGGCCATTGGTCTGAGCAAATATTATTTCCCTGGCAAAGCCCTCTACCGAGGCATTTCCTACCTGCCCTTGATTGTGCCCGACATCGCCATTGCCGTTGCCACCCTGGTATTTCTAGCTTCTCTGGCCATTCCCCTGAGTATTTGGACCATCATTGCCGCCCATATGGTGTTCTGCCTGGCCTATATTGCCGTGGTTGTCTCCAGTCGTCTGCAGGGCCTCAATCCCCACTTAGAAGAAGCAGCCCTCGACCTGGGGGCAACCCCAGCCCAAGCCCTGCTCAAGGTACTACTGCCGCAACTGACCCCTGGCATTATTTCCGGATGCCTGCTGGCCTTCGTCCTCAGCATGGACGACCTGCTCATTTCCAGCTTCACCGCCGGGGGCGGAGCCAATCCCTTGCCCCTAGAGATCTTTAGCCGAGTCCGCACCGGCGTCAAACCCGACATCAATGCCCTCAGCGTCCTCTTGATCTTGGCCTCCGGTTTGATTGCCGCCATCGCGGAATATCTGCGCTTTCGTAGCCAACAGCAACAGGCTCCACCGCCTTAA
- a CDS encoding ABC transporter permease, whose translation MWLRQRLRRLLGPIALLGPAGLWLGLLLVIPTLLILDISLVPGLRPGEPAAGYGLDNYLQILQPVYLRVIARSLYFAAGTTSICLLLGFPVAYWLALKAPRRWRNLLLVAFVLPLWTSSLLRAYAWISILRPTGLLNLVLAHLGLPTQAWLHTTAAVFIGLSYSFLPYMVLILYASLEKLDTRLLEAAADLGATPLQGFWQVTVPQTLAGIAAGCLLVFITSVGDFVVPTLLGGASSMNIARLIYNQFLGPTRNWGFGSALSMVMILAVSVAIALLLRYGDRSSVSET comes from the coding sequence ATCTGGCTGCGGCAGCGCCTGAGGCGACTGCTGGGGCCAATTGCCTTGTTAGGCCCCGCCGGCCTCTGGCTAGGACTACTGCTGGTGATACCCACCCTGTTGATTCTGGATATCAGCCTGGTGCCAGGGTTGCGGCCAGGGGAGCCGGCGGCGGGCTATGGCCTGGATAACTACCTGCAGATTCTGCAGCCGGTGTACCTGCGGGTGATCGCCCGCTCCTTGTATTTCGCTGCCGGTACCACCTCGATCTGTCTCCTCTTGGGCTTCCCGGTGGCCTATTGGCTAGCCCTGAAGGCCCCGCGCCGCTGGCGCAATCTGCTGCTAGTGGCCTTTGTGTTGCCCCTGTGGACCTCCTCTCTGCTGCGAGCCTATGCTTGGATCAGCATTTTGCGCCCCACGGGACTGTTGAACCTAGTGTTGGCGCATCTGGGGTTGCCCACCCAGGCCTGGCTACATACGACGGCGGCGGTCTTCATTGGCCTGAGCTACAGCTTTCTGCCCTATATGGTGCTCATTCTCTACGCATCTCTGGAGAAGCTGGATACCCGGCTATTGGAAGCCGCCGCGGATCTAGGGGCCACCCCTCTGCAGGGGTTCTGGCAGGTGACGGTGCCCCAGACTCTGGCTGGCATCGCCGCTGGCTGTCTGCTGGTGTTCATCACCAGCGTCGGCGATTTCGTGGTGCCGACGCTGCTGGGGGGAGCCTCTAGCATGAATATCGCCCGTTTGATCTATAACCAGTTTCTAGGACCGACCCGCAATTGGGGCTTTGGCTCGGCCCTGAGCATGGTCATGATTCTGGCCGTCAGTGTTGCGATCGCATTATTGCTGCGCTACGGCGATCGATCTTCAGTCTCCGAAACCTAG
- the chlG gene encoding chlorophyll synthase ChlG, whose translation MADPQLPTDSQQAASNRSGQTRQLLGMRGAQAGETSIWKIRLQLMKPITWIPLIWGVVCGSASSGNFSWTVDNVLVALACMLLSGPLLAGYTQTLNDFYDREIDAINEPYRPIPSGAISVPQVVAQILILLGAGIALAYGLDQWAGNTFPTITATAVGGSLLSYIYSAPPLKLKKNGWLGNYALGASYIALPWWAGHALFGDLNLTIIGLTLFYSLAGLGIAVVNDFKSVEGDRQLGLQSLPVMFGVTAAAWICVLMIDVFQGGIAAYLIGVHQNAYAVLLILLIIPQITFQDMYFLRAPLENDVKYQASAQPFLVLGMLVTALALGNAGV comes from the coding sequence ATGGCTGACCCTCAGCTACCCACAGATTCACAGCAGGCCGCGTCTAACCGCAGCGGCCAGACTCGCCAACTACTCGGCATGAGAGGGGCCCAAGCAGGTGAGACCTCCATCTGGAAGATTCGTCTGCAGTTGATGAAACCCATCACCTGGATTCCTCTGATTTGGGGAGTTGTCTGTGGATCGGCTTCCTCCGGTAACTTTAGCTGGACAGTAGACAATGTGCTGGTCGCCCTGGCCTGTATGCTGCTGTCAGGCCCGTTACTGGCAGGCTATACCCAGACCCTCAACGACTTCTACGATCGAGAGATCGATGCCATCAATGAGCCCTACCGCCCCATCCCCTCAGGAGCGATCTCTGTCCCTCAAGTAGTCGCCCAAATCTTGATATTACTTGGTGCTGGCATCGCCCTAGCCTATGGCCTCGATCAGTGGGCTGGCAATACATTTCCGACCATTACGGCAACTGCCGTCGGTGGCTCCCTGCTGTCATATATCTATTCGGCTCCTCCCCTGAAGCTGAAGAAAAACGGTTGGCTGGGAAACTATGCGTTGGGAGCTAGCTACATCGCTCTGCCTTGGTGGGCTGGTCATGCCCTCTTTGGCGATCTCAACCTGACCATCATCGGGCTGACCCTGTTTTATAGCCTAGCCGGGTTGGGCATCGCCGTTGTGAATGACTTCAAGAGCGTAGAGGGTGATCGGCAGTTAGGACTGCAATCCCTACCCGTCATGTTTGGGGTCACCGCAGCCGCCTGGATTTGCGTGCTGATGATCGATGTCTTTCAGGGGGGAATCGCCGCCTATCTGATCGGAGTGCACCAGAATGCCTATGCTGTGCTCCTGATTCTGCTAATCATTCCCCAAATCACCTTTCAAGACATGTACTTTCTCAGGGCTCCCCTAGAGAATGATGTGAAATATCAAGCCAGTGCCCAACCATTTCTGGTGTTGGGCATGTTGGTTACGGCCCTGGCCCTAGGAAATGCTGGTGTTTGA
- a CDS encoding peptidoglycan-binding domain-containing protein, which yields MIRACSTDVRWPQAGRKPSHHCHASIDRRQIWPMLLATLVGVAGGDLFTAQASQAIEMAPAGSVTGEPQLTALGQNKDLSLRLARITRPTLQLGSTGETVQELQTVLLFLGYYSGPVDGQYLDATEEAVRQFQAAAGLNPDGVVGPATWNQLFPSPPRQANPPSTTTSASTVPETSSVTPVAPAEATNPTAASEASSTAAEPTVAQTTSEDSEEVAEPAGSEKPPESSGQGPVELPVLRSGLAGPAVARLQERLRVLGVYAGVIDGIFGRQTEAAVRQIQRRYQLQVDGIVGPATWQALLAN from the coding sequence ATGATACGTGCCTGTTCAACTGACGTGCGATGGCCCCAAGCCGGTCGAAAGCCATCGCATCATTGCCACGCCTCCATCGATCGGCGTCAAATCTGGCCCATGCTTCTGGCTACGCTAGTTGGGGTTGCCGGTGGCGATCTATTCACGGCGCAGGCTAGCCAAGCCATAGAGATGGCACCAGCAGGTTCCGTAACTGGCGAGCCACAGCTAACTGCCCTGGGCCAAAATAAAGACCTATCACTGCGATTAGCTCGGATCACTCGGCCCACCCTACAACTTGGTAGCACTGGGGAGACGGTGCAAGAGTTGCAAACTGTTTTACTCTTTCTGGGCTACTATTCAGGTCCTGTAGATGGTCAATATCTGGATGCCACCGAAGAGGCTGTGCGTCAGTTTCAGGCGGCAGCGGGTCTGAATCCTGACGGTGTCGTCGGTCCAGCTACTTGGAATCAGCTCTTTCCATCCCCACCCCGGCAAGCCAATCCACCTAGTACGACAACCTCAGCCTCGACTGTCCCTGAGACTAGTTCAGTGACTCCGGTAGCACCGGCAGAAGCTACCAATCCGACCGCCGCATCGGAAGCCTCATCAACTGCGGCAGAGCCTACCGTTGCCCAGACAACATCAGAGGATTCGGAAGAGGTTGCGGAACCTGCAGGGTCGGAAAAGCCGCCAGAGTCATCCGGTCAGGGTCCTGTGGAGTTGCCTGTGTTGAGATCAGGGTTAGCTGGTCCAGCCGTTGCTCGATTGCAGGAGCGCCTTAGGGTATTGGGAGTCTATGCCGGAGTTATCGATGGCATCTTTGGTCGCCAAACCGAAGCAGCGGTTCGACAAATTCAGCGTCGCTATCAGCTACAGGTAGACGGCATTGTCGGTCCAGCGACTTGGCAAGCCCTATTAGCCAATTAA
- the petP gene encoding cytochrome b6f subunit PetP, producing the protein MGLEIGQKVKVTRLRDRVSRDLANRLGQSGVVSQYKMVDGSDVGVVVEFPDKFSSWFFEDELSSES; encoded by the coding sequence ATGGGCTTAGAGATCGGACAAAAGGTAAAGGTGACACGGCTGCGGGATCGAGTGTCTAGGGATTTGGCCAATCGTTTGGGCCAAAGCGGCGTGGTTAGCCAGTATAAAATGGTTGATGGCAGCGATGTGGGCGTTGTGGTGGAGTTTCCCGATAAGTTCTCGAGCTGGTTTTTTGAGGACGAATTAAGCTCTGAGTCATAA
- a CDS encoding transglycosylase domain-containing protein: MSLWDALIKYPLGHLIERMGPTKLHHAAENHMRRVTQASASTPPASHHARRRRRSPHPPQRRPLYRRPLFWGVLLVAAGVAGGTTRAYRFWVAANATLPDDISRVLTYQRGGTLTIEASDGRILQKLGPATRENIQYEQLPTNLVQAFIASEDRRFYAHNGIDFQAIARAAMANLRQREVVEGASTITQQLARIVFLNQELTFQRKVREALLALKLEQNLSKQQILERYLNLVYLGSGAYGVADAAWVYFGKTVDQLTVAESALIAGMAPAPSLYSPLSQPEAARRQRNRVIRRMQEIGAISDLEAEAALATAVTTTPNQPKYLYSEFPYFTIHVQNQLAQILSPEQLEAGGLVVETTLNIDWQRQAESAVTTALERLGPRQRFRQGALVAIDPRSGEIKAMVGGTDFDESQFNRVTQAQRQPGSTFKTFVYTTAIAAGFSPYKPYVDAKFVVDGYEPKNYSGDYRGTVPLRDALASSINIVAVKLLLDVGFDPVIQMAQRMGIESELLPTYSLSLGASEVTLLELTSAYGTLANQGKHMPTHAIRRVLNSQGEVLYESGVEPQQAVDADTAAIMTWMLQRGGARRATGGNATLVVPWQVRRAHPKKSGSVVCWLYSQLVAGVWLGNDNNQPDLGGE, from the coding sequence ATGTCATTATGGGATGCCCTGATCAAATATCCTCTGGGACACCTGATTGAGCGCATGGGGCCGACTAAACTCCATCATGCCGCCGAGAATCACATGCGTCGCGTCACTCAGGCGAGTGCTTCCACCCCACCCGCCTCTCATCATGCCCGACGACGGCGACGCTCCCCTCACCCTCCGCAGCGACGTCCTCTATATCGGCGTCCTCTATTTTGGGGGGTGTTATTAGTCGCGGCAGGCGTCGCCGGGGGAACAACCCGAGCCTATCGTTTCTGGGTCGCTGCCAACGCCACCCTGCCCGATGATATTTCCCGAGTGCTGACCTACCAACGGGGCGGCACCCTCACCATTGAGGCATCGGATGGCCGTATTTTGCAGAAGTTGGGACCGGCCACCCGAGAGAATATCCAATACGAACAGCTGCCGACTAATTTAGTGCAGGCCTTCATCGCCTCCGAAGATCGCCGCTTTTACGCCCACAATGGCATTGACTTCCAAGCCATCGCCCGGGCAGCTATGGCCAACCTGCGCCAGCGGGAAGTCGTTGAGGGGGCTAGCACCATCACCCAACAGCTGGCCCGCATCGTCTTTCTGAATCAGGAACTGACCTTCCAACGCAAGGTACGGGAGGCACTACTGGCGCTGAAGCTAGAGCAAAATCTCAGCAAGCAGCAAATTCTCGAACGTTACCTCAACCTGGTCTATCTCGGCTCCGGGGCCTACGGAGTTGCCGATGCCGCTTGGGTCTATTTTGGCAAAACGGTCGATCAGCTGACGGTGGCTGAGTCGGCACTGATTGCCGGTATGGCGCCAGCTCCCAGCCTCTACTCGCCTTTGAGTCAACCGGAAGCTGCTCGCCGCCAGCGCAATCGAGTCATTCGCCGCATGCAGGAAATTGGTGCCATTTCTGACCTAGAAGCCGAGGCGGCTCTTGCTACCGCTGTTACCACAACTCCCAATCAACCCAAGTATCTCTACAGCGAATTTCCCTATTTCACCATCCATGTTCAAAACCAGTTGGCTCAAATACTCAGCCCCGAGCAACTAGAAGCGGGCGGATTGGTGGTCGAAACCACGCTGAATATCGATTGGCAGCGCCAAGCTGAATCAGCTGTCACAACGGCCCTAGAACGGCTCGGGCCGCGGCAGCGATTTCGTCAGGGAGCCCTGGTCGCGATTGATCCCCGCAGTGGTGAAATCAAAGCCATGGTTGGGGGAACTGATTTTGACGAAAGCCAGTTTAACCGGGTTACTCAGGCACAACGGCAACCAGGCTCTACGTTCAAAACCTTTGTTTACACCACAGCGATTGCGGCTGGCTTTTCTCCGTATAAGCCCTATGTTGATGCCAAATTTGTAGTCGATGGCTATGAACCCAAGAACTATTCTGGAGACTACAGGGGAACCGTTCCGTTGCGGGACGCGCTGGCATCCTCTATCAATATCGTGGCAGTTAAGCTGCTGCTCGACGTAGGGTTCGATCCAGTCATCCAGATGGCCCAACGTATGGGGATTGAATCGGAACTACTGCCGACCTATTCCCTTAGCCTTGGGGCCTCGGAGGTGACTCTGCTGGAACTGACAAGCGCCTATGGCACCCTGGCTAATCAGGGCAAGCATATGCCTACCCACGCCATTCGACGGGTGTTGAACAGCCAGGGAGAGGTTCTCTACGAGTCAGGGGTTGAGCCTCAGCAGGCAGTAGATGCTGACACTGCTGCCATCATGACTTGGATGTTACAAAGAGGTGGTGCGAGGCGGGCCACAGGTGGTAATGCAACCTTGGTCGTCCCGTGGCAGGTAAGACGGGCACATCCGAAAAAATCGGGATCTGTGGTTTGTTGGTTATATTCCCAGTTGGTAGCCGGGGTGTGGTTGGGGAATGACAATAACCAACCCGACTTGGGGGGCGAGTAA
- a CDS encoding tellurite resistance TerB family protein: MSTATHTPQLLRILIGVAWIDGAVQSEERQYLHQLAARYHLEQHPMVRPLLKELVAVNPEQCYQWIRDYLGDTPTPQDCEALIEAISGLIYSDGEVAAEEATLLNRLQNLQPTSTNGHHLHSQVIRALRRLYQGWLQQQP, encoded by the coding sequence ATGTCAACGGCTACCCATACTCCACAACTCCTGCGCATCCTTATCGGCGTTGCTTGGATCGACGGCGCTGTTCAGTCTGAAGAACGGCAGTACTTGCATCAGCTGGCAGCACGCTACCACTTAGAGCAGCATCCCATGGTACGGCCCCTGCTCAAAGAACTCGTCGCCGTTAACCCAGAGCAGTGTTATCAGTGGATTCGAGACTATCTGGGGGATACTCCCACCCCTCAAGACTGTGAGGCTCTGATTGAAGCCATCAGCGGGCTGATCTACAGCGATGGAGAAGTCGCTGCAGAAGAAGCCACTCTATTGAATCGCCTACAAAACTTACAGCCCACCTCCACCAATGGCCACCACTTGCACTCGCAAGTCATCCGCGCGCTACGCCGACTTTACCAAGGCTGGCTACAACAACAGCCCTGA
- the psb35 gene encoding photosystem II assembly protein Psb35: MGFCLGATTGEAGFPIAFTAVYVVGFIAAVVIGSIAWYNSKRPAGWEGKDRPDFIPDIEKDNAEKES; this comes from the coding sequence ATGGGTTTTTGCTTGGGTGCAACCACCGGTGAAGCTGGATTTCCTATCGCGTTTACAGCGGTGTATGTAGTGGGGTTCATTGCTGCCGTAGTGATTGGCTCCATTGCCTGGTACAACTCCAAGCGACCGGCCGGTTGGGAAGGCAAGGATCGTCCTGATTTCATTCCTGATATCGAAAAAGACAATGCCGAAAAAGAGTCTTGA